Proteins encoded by one window of Hylaeus volcanicus isolate JK05 chromosome 7, UHH_iyHylVolc1.0_haploid, whole genome shotgun sequence:
- the LOC128879703 gene encoding uncharacterized protein LOC128879703 isoform X2 — translation MYGLTREHIQLSHSDFDQIYVEGRTALHYCAACKDPEAVWDVLIGGDCDASICDKKGNPAAYYLDHSSEIELSEAERTMSRRKTSSGKECLDFKPSNIRIWIHNRDIGKLQQVLWEGHGQRLRVETSNNLRVKRFLEAVPFIMGTVKDIHAATVENNLEELKKKIDSTSPIVLCSKDSNGLNALHKAAGLGYTEIAREILARYPSVVEAQDNDGKTPLHYAAAVKDDGEMYNLLTEYGADESKLDNKQKTAGFYKNRPSDVDQTLLNVIPEAPRVSKPSYPKYWDWRILEGEEALSRTMKKVVSSTDIDSAFGSAESASKGFSRSIDQIKNVENHQDQQENSGNAEEAENAKDPEKEETSENVENTEDAEETEDTKDPDEGEDKEEPTEEAANPEDGEERSSDDDVVTGTPVQDAEEASQAENDEKEEPTEEPANEAEEEENKSADPEKNEDIDQAEDNKDHEERNEPSTGDSGVDDPGNDEDQVIAGEHEELPEAELNEDSMSADPEMEKLLENGNMEQLATLVLNGDGRRLVGRRSGNPELQAFIDRVPSYMGKIHAVHMAAREGNLRDLQSSLDRRKFAVARDGSSPRGATPLHVAVVFGNTTIIRYLAGRFPETAHAIDADGRTPLHYGATLADNGHYYNLLLHLGANPLVQDNFGKKAEYYKLNQTELSHKLLLRAFGANEKLADEMLTDKVPGGDTFSARRDITDPETLATLERCFRLLAGTRHSTTLKSPGTTGTLISRCLKRPIFDGIKHRVTRMDHNLFDVIWPALKIHGNSSYNSKASSAYSHVSNAIEEDPSSTAVAPDYESYIVFSEFFDPLIRDIHCVTASGDLPDHPAPRFFYSEDEEGEESPDTVDEVTISAIEAYDLDPPAKYVQAVVLECCRNLEKYTFPLTLTVNQLEEVEREITTELMSQEISGIMAEGSSEDEPGTYFTLNEILDQPSPIRAQLAAAGLLLPIADFDVQDERRLHGRHWPYGRGVYVASAGDLAAWVNVQDHLRIVCRTNDSRPGLIGRAYVRMAKIMVILDERMTFKRDKKLGFLSARPYAIGNTLRFNAIIRFPDLSKEFEHLKHLCVVRGLSIRETARQDTVRIGNQQSLSITELQTLQDFSRAVLNILSLEKELTINSSMKIANLIAGLFRKRTSAKRFQG, via the exons ATGTATGGACttacaagggaacatatccaaCTGTCACACTCcgattttgatcaaatttatgtG GAAGGTAGAACAGCGTTACACTACTGTGCTGCTTGCAAGGACCCCGAGGCAGTTTGGGATGTTCTCATAGGAGGCGATTGCGACGCGAGTATCTGCGATAAAAAGGGCAATCCCGCTGCTTATTATCTGGATCATAGTTCTGAGATCGAGTTATCGGAAGCTGAAAGGACTATGTCTCGCCGAAAGACGAGCAGTGGAAAAGAAT GTTTGGACTTTAAGCCTTCCAACATAAGAATATGGATCCATAACAGGGACATTGGGAAATTGCAACAAGTTTTGTGGGAAGGACATGGGCAAAGACTTCGGGTCGAGACCAGTAATAATCTTCGCGTTAAAAGGTTTCTGGAAGCTGTCCCGTTTATAATG GGCACAGTAAAAGATATCCATGCAGCAACGGTAGAAAACAATTTAGAGgaactgaaaaagaaaattgactcTACGTCGCCCATCGTCCTGTGTAGCAAAGATAGCAATGGTTTAAACGCCCTACATAAG GCTGCTGGATTGGGGTACACGGAAATTGCACGCGAAATTCTTGCAAGATACCCATCGGTCGTGGAAGCGCAAGACAACGATGGAAAAACGCCCCTGCATTATGCAGCCGCGGTAAAAGACGATGGAGAGATGTATAACTTGTTGACAGAATACGGGGCTGACGAAAGTAAATTGGACAAT AAACAAAAAACAGCGGGATTCTACAAGAATCGACCTTCAGACGTAGATCAAACTCTTTTGAACGTGATACCGGAAGCGCCTCGAGTCTCTAAGCCGTCCTACCCCAAATACTGGGATTGGAGGATTTTAGAAGGTGAGGAAGCATTGTCGAGAACCATGAAGAAGGTTGTCAGCAGTACAGACATTGACAGCGCGTTTGGCAGCGCTGAATCTGCATCCAAAGGTTTCAGCAGATCCATAGATCAG ATCAAGAACGTTGAAAACCATCAAGACCAGCAGGAAAATTCAGGAAACGCAGAAGAGGCAGAGAACGCAAAAGAtccagaaaaagaagagactAGTGAAAATGTGGAAAACACAGAGGATGCAGAGGAAACAGAAGATACAAAAGACCCAGATGAAGGAGAAGACAAGGAGGAGCCTACAGAGGAAGCGGCGAATCCTGAGGATGGGGAGGAAAGATCGTCGGATGACGACGTAGTGACAGGTACACCTGTGCAAGATGCAGAGGAAGCTTCCCAAGCTGAAAATGACGAGAAAGAAGAACCCACGGAGGAACCTGCGAATGAAgctgaagaagaagaaaacaaatcaGCAGATCCCGAGAAAAACGAGGACATTGACCAGGCGGAGGATAACAAGGATCACGAAGAGAGAAACGAGCCAAGCACGGGTGATTCTGGGGTCGATGATCCAGGAAACGACGAAGATCAG GTCATCGCAGGAGAACACGAGGAGCTTCCAGAGGCAGAACTGAACGAGGACAGCATGTCGGCGGATCCGGAAATGGAGAAGCTACTGGAGAACGGGAATATGGAACAGTTGGCCACTTTGGTTCTCAATGGAGATGGAAGGAGATTGGTTGGCAGGCGTTCGGGGAATCCTGAGCTCCAGGCTTTCATCGACCGTGTTCCTTCTTATATG GGCAAGATTCATGCTGTGCATATGGCAGCACGAGAAGGAAATCTGAGAGATCTGCAAAGTTCATTGGATCGTCGCAAATTTGCAGTAGCAAGAGATGGTTCGTCGCCACGCGGTGCAACGCCTCTTCATGTTGCAGTTGTATTTGGAAACACTACTATCATTAG ATATCTGGCGGGGAGGTTTCCAGAAACTGCGCATGCAATCGATGCAGATGGCCGAACACCTTTGCATTATGGGGCAACTCTCGCAGACAATGGTCATTATTATAACCTTCTACTTCATTTGGGAGCCAATCCTCTAGTTCAAGACAAT TTCGGGAAAAAAGCGGAGTATTACAAGCTAAATCAAACCGAATTGTCGCATAAATTGCTTCTCCGTGCTTTTGGAGCTAATGAGAAACTGGCGGATGAAATGTTGACAGACAAag TTCCCGGAGGCGACACGTTCTCCGCACGTCGGGACATAACCGACCCAGAGACACTAGCCACCCTGGAGAGGTGTTTCCGTCTGCTAGCAGGCACCAGACACAGCACGACCCTGAAATCGCCGGGGACCACCGGTACACTGATCAGCCGTTGTCTAAAACGGCCCATATTCGATGGTATCAAGCACCGTGTGACACGCATGGATCACAATCTCTTTGACGTGATCTGGCCCGCTTTAAAGATACACGGCAACTCGAGTTACAACAGCAAGGCGAGCAGCGCTTATTCGCACGTCAGCAACGCTATCGAAGAGGACCCGTCCTCGACAGCCGTGGCGCCGGACTATGAGAGCTACATCGTCTTCTCAGAATTTTTCGACCCACTGATCAGGGACATCCACTGCGTCACCGCCAGTGGCGATCTTCCTGACCATCCAGCGCCGAGATTCTTTTACAGCGAGGACGAGGAAGGCGAGGAGAGCCCAGACACCGTAGACGAGGTCACTATCTCGGCAATCGAGGCGTACGATCTCGATCCTCCAGCTAAGTACGTTCAAGCTGTGGTGCTGGAATGCTGTAGGAACCTGGAGAAGTACACGTTTCCCCTAACGCTGACGGTGAACCAATTGGAGGAGGTGGAACGAGAGATCACCACCGAGCTGATGAGCCAAGAGATTTCTGGGATAATGGCCGAGGGTAGCAGCGAAGACGAGCCAGGAACGTACTTTACCCTCAATGAAATCCTGGATCAACCCAGTCCTATCAGGGCCCAGCTGGCTGCTGCTGGTTTGCTGTTACCAATCGCAGATTTTGATGTACAGGATGAGAGACGTCTACACGGCAGGCACTGGCCCTATGGCCGTGGAGTTTACGTTGCCTCTGCTGGGGATCTAGCTGCCTGGGTGAACGTCCAGGACCACCTGAGGATCGTTTGTCGGACCAATGATAGTAGACCAGGCTTGATCGGTCGCGCCTACGTGAGAATGGCGAAAATTATGGTGATTCTCGATGAGAGAATGACGTTCAAGAGGGACAAGAAGCTGGGCTTCCTCAGTGCTCGGCCGTATGCTATCGGCAACACACTGAGATTCAACGCCATAATACGGTTCCCAGACCTGTCGAAGGAGTTCGAGCACCTGAAACACCTGTGCGTTGTTCGTGGATTAAGTATACGCGAAACAGCCAGACAAGACACTGTTAGAATAGGCAACCAACAATCCTTGAGCATTACCGAACTGCAAACCCTTCAGGACTTCTCCAGAGCAGTGTTGAATATTTTGAGCTTGGAGAAGGAGCTGACTATAAATAGCTCGATGAAAATCGCTAATTTAATTGCAGGACTATTTCGAAAACGGACTAGTGCAAAACGTTTTCAGGGTTAA